From Actinoplanes oblitus, a single genomic window includes:
- a CDS encoding MMPL family transporter: MFAGWGSRVARLRWPVLIVTLVAVLGAGLWGVGVFGQLTEGGYADPTSESARAADVAAAAIGGQGGDVIAIYTPAGGTAITDAALGKRIRARLSSLPAGAVTASTSFWDKRNPAYAAKDKSSAVAVISLAGADDAAKADAYAEIEHRLAVDGATVQLAGSIPLAHASNERSTDDLGFAEMVSMPVVLILLLVIFGSLVAASLPVLIGGCSVLGALGVLHAVALGHEVNSFAVNVASLLGLGMAIDYGLFMVGRFREEQAAGHEPGEAVRRTVATAGRTVVFSATLLMTALATLLLFPQGFLKSLAYGGLAAVFLAMLLSLTLLPAILAILGPRVDKLPIRLPFAARTGSGWQGLAAFVLRRPVVVAIPILAGLIVLALPVKDVRFGENDERVLPAGDPARVAVETLKSSYPQFSSDGVQVVLRGPAGHLAADIAKIPSVAAVDRTGAARDVTVLNAALTGTDSFSAESRRVVEAIRALPAPAGTRILVGGVTARNVDSLDAIGDQLPLMIGLLAGATLLLMFLAFGSILLPIKAVIMSALSLSATFGVLVWLFQQGHGSGLLSVTPAPLEAGIVVLMAAVVFGLSTDYEVFLLSRMVEARTRGASTRDAVSTGLTSTGRVISAAALLLIVVTGAFALSAITTMRFIGVGMIIALVLDATVVRMLLVPAVLALLGDAAWWAPGPLRRLQEKAGLAEHSDPDPLPAPGSPAALSGTPSAADAATEVLDYAAVAAHLSASNAVTTVLPVIKADEEPLVAAPDETSILVWNGDSADEPSPASDSSSASDSSATCSDSDAGSDSDSSVSSDPAAESSASSDDASAPVDAHSASPDDAASDEEPSADELIADNPPADATQLLPLYQPDPVAASADDADALPAEPVESAEPSESTELSDPTEPAEPSEPGELAEPAQPAESAVETLSEAEESPSEVASTDDIPPSDTTTDEIPPSDTTTDDIPPSDTTADASPADDTATDEIPPSDTADESPAGDTTGSGAAAEPATSRESAPAADAEPLAEPAASKPAPEPDPAPVSAIPAAVADAFTWMSDPRIAGIVGGQEPTGESAPDFAWLTGPTTALPTTTSKSATPAEPETAPEPPDLRRPQTLDDWLGTAPAADAPARPSRPSTLGDLPTPPPRSAEPTPVEESAATEAPTSPDLPPAPAEPVAEAQPEQAQGLQPAIDTATTPADPPLETPAVIPAPDAAPVSASGRRPQTLDEWLSGASPLVTPPAGPVQPERRPQTLGDLSPVSSIPVSAAPTRRPQTLDEWLHGNPAQPRPQSLDDWVTGENREVTPRTPAPEAPAARPRTLSDLPADDNRPVSSAAVRPRTLGDLPTGDNRPTSSAGPRPQSLSDWLTGATAPARRPATLADHSPGPHRPRPANGDRTGGNDNTPPGDHPATNDRADGGDPAEPGDRPANSGPASAGRRPDREADPDPTVS, translated from the coding sequence GTGTTCGCGGGCTGGGGATCGCGGGTCGCCCGCCTCCGCTGGCCGGTGCTGATCGTCACGCTCGTGGCGGTTCTCGGCGCCGGACTCTGGGGCGTGGGCGTTTTCGGGCAGCTCACCGAGGGTGGCTACGCCGATCCCACGAGCGAGTCGGCCCGGGCCGCCGACGTGGCCGCGGCGGCCATCGGTGGCCAGGGCGGCGACGTGATCGCGATCTACACACCGGCCGGGGGCACCGCGATCACCGACGCCGCGCTCGGCAAGCGGATCCGGGCCCGGCTGTCCTCGCTGCCCGCCGGCGCGGTCACCGCGAGCACGTCGTTCTGGGACAAGAGGAACCCGGCGTACGCCGCGAAGGACAAGTCCAGCGCGGTCGCGGTGATCAGCCTGGCGGGCGCGGACGACGCGGCCAAGGCCGACGCGTACGCCGAGATCGAGCACCGCCTCGCCGTCGACGGCGCCACCGTACAGCTGGCCGGCAGCATCCCGCTCGCACACGCCTCCAACGAGCGGTCCACCGACGACCTCGGGTTCGCCGAGATGGTCTCGATGCCGGTGGTGCTGATCCTGCTGCTGGTCATCTTCGGTTCGCTGGTCGCGGCGTCGTTGCCGGTGCTGATCGGCGGCTGCTCGGTGCTCGGCGCGCTGGGCGTGCTGCACGCCGTCGCGCTCGGGCACGAGGTGAACTCGTTCGCGGTCAACGTGGCCAGCCTGCTCGGGCTCGGCATGGCCATCGACTACGGGCTGTTCATGGTCGGACGGTTCCGGGAGGAGCAGGCCGCCGGGCACGAGCCGGGCGAGGCGGTACGGCGTACCGTGGCCACCGCCGGCCGTACCGTGGTCTTCTCCGCGACCCTGCTGATGACCGCCCTGGCCACCCTGCTGCTCTTCCCGCAGGGCTTCCTCAAGTCGCTGGCGTACGGCGGTCTGGCCGCCGTCTTCCTCGCCATGCTGCTCTCGCTCACCCTGCTCCCGGCGATCCTGGCGATCCTCGGCCCGCGCGTCGACAAGCTGCCGATCCGGCTGCCGTTCGCCGCCCGGACCGGCAGTGGCTGGCAGGGTCTCGCCGCGTTCGTGCTGCGCCGCCCGGTAGTCGTGGCGATCCCGATCCTGGCCGGCCTGATCGTGCTGGCGCTGCCGGTCAAGGACGTCAGGTTCGGCGAGAACGACGAGCGGGTGCTCCCGGCCGGCGACCCGGCCCGGGTCGCCGTGGAGACGCTCAAGTCGTCCTACCCGCAGTTCAGCAGCGACGGCGTGCAGGTCGTGCTGCGTGGCCCGGCCGGCCACCTGGCCGCCGACATCGCCAAGATCCCCAGCGTCGCCGCTGTGGACCGGACCGGCGCGGCGCGCGACGTCACCGTCCTGAACGCGGCCCTGACCGGCACCGACTCGTTCAGCGCCGAGTCCCGGCGGGTGGTCGAGGCGATCCGCGCGCTCCCGGCGCCGGCCGGAACGCGGATCCTGGTCGGCGGCGTCACCGCCCGCAACGTGGACAGCCTCGACGCGATCGGCGACCAGCTGCCGCTGATGATCGGCCTGCTCGCCGGGGCCACCCTGCTGCTGATGTTCCTCGCCTTCGGCTCGATCCTGCTGCCGATCAAGGCGGTGATCATGAGCGCGCTCAGCCTGAGCGCCACCTTCGGCGTGCTGGTCTGGCTGTTCCAGCAGGGCCACGGCTCCGGGCTGCTCTCGGTCACCCCGGCGCCGCTGGAAGCCGGCATCGTGGTGCTGATGGCCGCCGTGGTGTTCGGCCTCTCCACCGACTACGAGGTGTTCCTGCTGTCCCGGATGGTGGAGGCGCGCACCCGCGGCGCCAGCACCAGGGACGCCGTCAGCACCGGCCTGACCAGCACCGGCCGGGTGATCAGCGCGGCCGCGCTGCTGCTGATCGTGGTCACCGGCGCGTTCGCGCTGTCCGCGATCACCACCATGCGCTTCATCGGCGTCGGCATGATCATCGCGCTGGTGCTGGACGCGACGGTGGTCCGGATGCTGCTCGTGCCGGCGGTGCTCGCGCTGCTCGGGGACGCGGCGTGGTGGGCACCCGGGCCGCTGCGGCGCCTTCAGGAGAAGGCGGGCCTCGCGGAACACTCGGATCCGGATCCGCTGCCCGCTCCCGGTTCGCCGGCTGCGCTTTCCGGTACGCCGTCAGCCGCCGACGCCGCGACGGAGGTGCTGGACTACGCGGCGGTGGCGGCGCACCTGTCGGCTTCCAACGCGGTGACCACGGTGCTGCCGGTGATCAAGGCGGACGAGGAGCCGCTGGTGGCCGCCCCCGACGAGACCTCCATCCTGGTCTGGAACGGTGACTCCGCCGACGAACCTTCGCCGGCCTCCGACTCTTCCTCCGCCTCCGACTCTTCCGCCACGTGCTCCGACTCCGACGCCGGCTCCGACTCCGACTCGTCCGTTTCCTCGGATCCTGCGGCCGAATCGTCCGCTTCCTCGGATGACGCCTCCGCGCCGGTCGATGCACACTCGGCTTCCCCGGATGACGCAGCCAGCGACGAAGAGCCCTCTGCCGACGAACTCATAGCGGACAATCCACCCGCCGACGCCACCCAACTCCTTCCTCTCTATCAGCCGGATCCCGTCGCGGCCTCGGCGGACGACGCCGACGCCCTCCCCGCCGAACCGGTCGAGTCGGCTGAGCCCTCCGAGTCCACCGAGTTGTCGGACCCCACTGAGCCCGCTGAGCCCTCCGAGCCCGGTGAGTTGGCGGAGCCTGCTCAGCCTGCCGAGTCCGCCGTCGAGACCCTGTCCGAGGCGGAGGAGAGTCCGTCCGAGGTCGCCTCCACCGACGACATTCCGCCCAGCGACACCACCACCGACGAGATCCCGCCCAGCGACACCACCACCGACGACATTCCGCCCAGCGACACCACCGCCGACGCGAGCCCGGCCGACGACACCGCCACGGACGAGATCCCGCCCAGCGACACCGCCGACGAGAGCCCGGCCGGCGACACCACTGGGTCCGGCGCGGCCGCCGAGCCCGCCACGTCCCGGGAATCCGCACCCGCGGCCGACGCCGAGCCCCTCGCGGAGCCGGCCGCTTCGAAACCCGCCCCGGAGCCGGACCCCGCCCCGGTCAGCGCGATCCCCGCGGCGGTGGCCGACGCCTTCACCTGGATGTCCGACCCCCGGATCGCCGGCATCGTCGGCGGCCAGGAGCCCACCGGCGAGTCCGCCCCCGACTTCGCCTGGTTGACCGGCCCGACAACCGCCCTGCCCACCACCACGTCGAAGTCCGCCACTCCCGCGGAACCTGAGACCGCCCCGGAGCCGCCGGACCTGCGCCGCCCGCAAACCCTGGACGACTGGCTGGGCACCGCGCCGGCCGCCGACGCACCCGCCCGGCCGAGCCGTCCCTCCACGCTGGGCGACCTGCCCACTCCCCCGCCTCGCAGCGCCGAGCCCACCCCGGTCGAGGAATCCGCCGCCACCGAGGCACCTACCTCGCCGGACCTCCCGCCGGCCCCGGCCGAGCCCGTCGCGGAGGCCCAGCCGGAGCAAGCGCAGGGCCTCCAGCCGGCCATCGACACCGCCACGACGCCCGCCGACCCACCTCTGGAAACGCCGGCCGTCATCCCCGCCCCGGATGCCGCTCCCGTCAGCGCATCCGGCCGCCGGCCGCAGACCCTGGACGAGTGGCTCTCCGGCGCCTCGCCGCTCGTCACCCCACCGGCCGGCCCGGTCCAGCCCGAACGACGTCCGCAAACCCTCGGCGACCTGTCCCCGGTCAGCTCGATCCCGGTCAGCGCGGCACCCACCCGGCGCCCGCAGACCTTGGACGAATGGCTGCACGGCAACCCCGCCCAGCCCCGCCCGCAAAGCCTCGACGACTGGGTGACCGGCGAGAACCGCGAGGTCACCCCGCGCACCCCGGCACCGGAAGCCCCGGCCGCGCGCCCGCGGACCCTGAGCGACCTGCCGGCCGACGACAACCGCCCGGTCAGCTCGGCCGCCGTCCGCCCGCGGACTCTCGGCGACCTGCCGACCGGCGACAACCGCCCCACCAGCTCCGCCGGCCCGCGCCCGCAGAGCCTCAGCGATTGGCTGACCGGCGCGACAGCACCGGCCCGCCGCCCCGCCACGCTGGCCGACCACTCCCCCGGCCCGCATCGCCCACGCCCGGCCAACGGCGACCGCACCGGGGGCAACGACAACACTCCACCCGGCGACCACCCGGCCACCAACGACCGCGCCGACGGCGGTGACCCGGCCGAACCCGGCGATCGCCCCGCCAACAGCGGCCCCGCCTCGGCCGGTCGCCGCCCGGACCGCGAGGCCGACCCGGACCCGACCGTGTCCTGA
- a CDS encoding FKBP-type peptidyl-prolyl cis-trans isomerase encodes MSDRTVAAGKRRGQAIAGGVAGALVVAVLAIVFFVVRSGGDDKQPSVATAAAPATAAADATTAAPQPAPSGAAGSLSPELSKEPEVKPGTGGPLRKLVITPLVRGTGPVVKVGQTVTFNYKLIPYAGGAVVDSSWSRHEPFTSVVGAGQLIKGWDQGIPGQRVGSRIQLDVPAALAYQKQDLRFVVDILDAR; translated from the coding sequence ATGAGTGACCGGACCGTAGCGGCGGGCAAACGCCGTGGCCAGGCCATCGCGGGCGGGGTGGCCGGCGCGCTCGTCGTCGCGGTGCTCGCGATCGTCTTCTTCGTGGTGCGCTCCGGCGGCGACGACAAGCAGCCGAGCGTGGCCACCGCCGCGGCCCCCGCGACCGCCGCCGCCGACGCGACGACGGCCGCTCCGCAACCGGCGCCGAGCGGCGCCGCCGGCTCGCTCTCCCCCGAGCTGTCCAAGGAGCCGGAGGTCAAGCCGGGCACCGGCGGCCCGCTCCGCAAGCTGGTGATCACGCCGCTGGTGCGGGGCACCGGCCCGGTGGTCAAGGTCGGCCAGACGGTCACCTTCAACTACAAGCTGATCCCGTACGCCGGTGGCGCCGTCGTCGACTCGTCGTGGAGCCGCCACGAGCCGTTCACCTCGGTGGTCGGGGCCGGCCAGCTGATCAAGGGCTGGGACCAGGGCATCCCCGGGCAGCGGGTGGGCAGCCGGATCCAGCTGGACGTGCCGGCCGCGCTCGCGTACCAGAAGCAGGATCTCCGCTTCGTGGTGGACATCCTCGACGCCAGGTAG
- the yaaA gene encoding peroxide stress protein YaaA encodes MLILLPPSEGKTPATTGEPVDHTTLWLPELGTARARVQSRLVALCKRTSARSVADSLRVLGLSEGQRGELARNAELPVAPAAPAVEVYTGVLYEALDAGSLDEAARKWLFETAVVFSGLWGVVRLGDRIPAYRCSVGVTLPALGGLTAYWKKNLRKALDQAAAGGPVLDLRSGAYAAMWAPPVEAEGRVAALRVLHERVVGGVPKRSVVSHFNKATKGRLVRALATEGASPGSVDELVTTMRELGFTVEERPAPAGRPRQLDIVVAEL; translated from the coding sequence GTGCTGATCCTGTTGCCGCCGTCCGAGGGGAAGACCCCTGCCACCACCGGGGAACCGGTCGACCACACCACGCTGTGGCTGCCCGAGCTGGGCACCGCCCGGGCCCGGGTGCAGAGCAGGCTGGTGGCGCTGTGCAAGCGGACCAGCGCCCGCTCGGTGGCCGACTCGCTGCGCGTGCTCGGGCTCAGCGAGGGGCAGCGGGGTGAGCTGGCGCGCAACGCGGAGCTGCCGGTGGCGCCCGCCGCGCCGGCCGTCGAGGTGTACACCGGGGTGCTCTACGAGGCGCTGGACGCCGGGTCGCTGGACGAGGCGGCGCGCAAGTGGCTGTTCGAGACGGCCGTGGTCTTCTCCGGGCTGTGGGGCGTGGTCCGGCTCGGCGACCGGATCCCGGCCTACCGCTGTTCGGTCGGGGTGACGTTGCCGGCGCTGGGCGGGCTGACCGCGTACTGGAAGAAGAATCTGCGGAAGGCCCTCGACCAGGCGGCGGCCGGCGGACCGGTACTGGATCTGCGGTCCGGCGCCTACGCGGCGATGTGGGCGCCGCCGGTCGAGGCCGAGGGTCGCGTCGCGGCCCTGCGGGTGCTGCACGAGCGCGTCGTCGGCGGGGTGCCGAAGCGGTCCGTGGTGAGCCACTTCAACAAGGCCACGAAGGGGCGGCTGGTACGCGCGCTGGCCACCGAGGGCGCGTCGCCCGGCTCGGTGGACGAGCTGGTCACCACGATGCGGGAGCTGGGCTTCACCGTCGAGGAGCGGCCGGCGCCGGCGGGGCGACCCCGCCAGCTCGACATCGTCGTCGCGGAACTCTGA
- a CDS encoding STAS domain-containing protein codes for MFVSLNHRAGAVVAEVRGNLDLDSAPELAACLNEALAAPRPHIVVDLAGVEFCDSIGLSTFVVGHNRAEAAGGWLRLAAPGEFLERLLDTLGLATRLGVYPTVDDALADRPEVM; via the coding sequence ATGTTCGTCTCGTTGAACCACCGGGCCGGCGCCGTCGTCGCGGAAGTCCGGGGCAACCTCGATCTGGACAGCGCGCCGGAGCTGGCCGCGTGCCTGAACGAGGCACTCGCCGCGCCGCGCCCGCACATCGTCGTCGACCTGGCCGGGGTGGAGTTCTGCGACTCGATCGGCCTGAGCACGTTCGTGGTCGGCCACAACCGGGCCGAGGCGGCCGGCGGATGGCTGCGGCTGGCGGCACCGGGCGAGTTCCTGGAACGGTTGCTGGACACGCTCGGGCTGGCCACCCGGCTGGGTGTGTACCCGACGGTTGACGACGCGCTGGCCGACCGGCCCGAAGTGATGTGA
- a CDS encoding TetR/AcrR family transcriptional regulator: protein MPTGVALRDVRRQLFEAADRILLRAGPSGLTSRAVTTEAGCAKGVLHRHFDDFDAFLADYVLDRVERLAPEAAALRETAGSGTVAGNLTTTLTAVFESVAVAIVALVTFRDGLRARLRRTWPAGVPVLTEAAEMIAGYLAAERDLGRIPAGAEVETIAAMLIGTGHLLFADRTGEPPGPERVHRMVTSVLSQTSP, encoded by the coding sequence GTGCCAACCGGGGTTGCCCTGCGCGACGTGCGCCGCCAGCTGTTCGAGGCCGCCGACCGGATCCTGCTGCGGGCCGGGCCGAGCGGGCTGACCAGCCGGGCGGTGACCACCGAGGCCGGCTGCGCCAAGGGTGTCCTGCACCGGCACTTCGACGACTTCGACGCGTTCCTCGCCGACTACGTGCTGGACCGGGTCGAGCGGCTGGCCCCGGAGGCGGCCGCGCTGCGCGAGACGGCCGGCAGCGGCACCGTGGCCGGCAACCTGACCACCACGCTGACCGCCGTCTTCGAGTCGGTGGCGGTGGCCATCGTCGCGCTGGTCACCTTCCGGGACGGGCTGCGCGCCCGGCTGCGCCGCACCTGGCCGGCCGGGGTGCCGGTGCTCACCGAGGCGGCCGAGATGATCGCCGGTTACCTGGCGGCCGAGCGCGACCTGGGCCGGATCCCGGCCGGCGCCGAGGTGGAGACGATCGCCGCGATGCTGATCGGAACCGGGCACCTGCTCTTCGCCGACCGCACCGGCGAGCCGCCCGGCCCCGAGCGGGTGCACCGGATGGTCACCTCGGTGCTCAGTCAAACCTCCCCGTAG
- a CDS encoding class I SAM-dependent methyltransferase — MPTHRYRQAAESFGVDAARYDRTRPPYPAELLRRILDASPGRAVLNAGCGTGIEARQLRDLGCTVLGVEPDPRMAAFARSTGIAAEVATLEDWDPAGRTFDLVVAGTAWHWIDPVAGAAKAAAVLRPGGRLAPFWHTFKLPDELAAGFGEVYRRLVPDSPFQLGRMPAGSALDGYRPILDRAAEGIRAAGGFGEPELWHVDWDREYTREEYLDQLPTSGALTRVAPAQLAEILDAVGERIDQLGGTFVMSYTSAAVTASRR; from the coding sequence ATGCCCACTCATCGGTACCGCCAGGCCGCCGAGTCGTTCGGCGTCGACGCCGCGCGCTACGACCGCACCCGTCCGCCGTACCCGGCCGAGCTGCTCCGGCGGATCCTCGACGCGTCCCCGGGCCGGGCCGTGCTGAACGCCGGCTGTGGCACCGGCATCGAGGCCCGGCAGCTGCGCGACCTCGGCTGCACCGTGCTCGGGGTCGAGCCCGATCCCCGGATGGCGGCGTTCGCCAGGTCCACCGGGATCGCCGCGGAGGTGGCCACGCTGGAGGACTGGGATCCGGCCGGTCGCACGTTCGACCTGGTCGTCGCGGGGACCGCGTGGCACTGGATCGATCCGGTGGCCGGTGCCGCGAAGGCCGCCGCGGTGCTGCGCCCGGGTGGCCGGCTGGCCCCGTTCTGGCACACGTTCAAGCTGCCGGACGAGCTGGCGGCCGGGTTCGGCGAGGTCTACCGGCGGCTGGTGCCGGACTCGCCGTTCCAGCTCGGCCGGATGCCGGCCGGATCGGCGCTGGACGGATACCGGCCGATCCTGGACCGGGCGGCGGAGGGCATCCGGGCGGCCGGCGGCTTCGGCGAGCCCGAGCTGTGGCACGTCGACTGGGATCGGGAGTACACCCGCGAGGAGTATCTGGACCAGCTCCCCACGTCCGGGGCGCTCACCCGGGTCGCCCCGGCCCAGCTCGCCGAGATCCTGGACGCGGTCGGT